A genomic region of Salinibacter pepae contains the following coding sequences:
- a CDS encoding NAD(P)/FAD-dependent oxidoreductase, whose translation MPYDALVIGGGLSGCSTALQLAREGHDVLLAEQSTYPRQKLCGEFLSPEAQSSFRRLGVLDDVRAAGAKPIGRTCLTTSSGASTSHSLPNAALGFSRYRLDQLLFQKACTTGVEGRPGTRVTNIRGSLRDGFVASVGGDPVEARLVLGAHGRRSRLDRSLERPFLSETTPYVAFKAHYAGPAAADLENTIELHSSSGAYCGLSPVEGDRINVCWIGRTDALKDAGGSPEGMLNTTLRQNPAFDERLSGLTRVSDRFEAVSQVPLMPKSRFADDVCMIGDAAGMIAPLCGDGMAMALRTADLVSPLASDFLNGRHPARAFRSSYKTAWTDTFGQRMRLGRWIHAAAFRPGAAWALVQSCRLLPPLAQWIIRSTRGRQGALAGAGAP comes from the coding sequence ATGCCCTACGATGCGCTCGTAATTGGCGGCGGCCTATCGGGGTGCAGCACCGCACTCCAACTGGCCCGCGAGGGCCACGACGTGCTTCTGGCCGAGCAGTCAACCTACCCGCGCCAGAAACTGTGTGGGGAGTTCTTGTCGCCGGAAGCGCAGTCCTCGTTCCGACGCCTCGGCGTGCTCGACGACGTTCGCGCCGCGGGGGCGAAACCCATCGGACGGACGTGCCTGACCACCTCCAGCGGCGCCTCAACGTCCCACTCTCTTCCCAATGCGGCCCTTGGCTTTAGCCGCTACCGGCTCGATCAACTGCTCTTCCAAAAGGCCTGCACGACGGGGGTCGAAGGCCGCCCCGGGACCCGGGTTACAAACATCCGTGGCAGTCTCCGGGACGGGTTCGTAGCAAGCGTCGGTGGAGACCCTGTAGAGGCCCGTCTCGTGCTGGGGGCGCACGGCCGCCGGAGTCGACTGGACCGGTCGTTGGAACGGCCCTTTCTGTCGGAAACCACGCCGTACGTGGCCTTCAAGGCCCACTACGCCGGCCCCGCCGCGGCGGACCTGGAGAACACGATTGAGCTTCATAGCTCCTCGGGCGCGTACTGCGGACTGTCTCCGGTTGAGGGGGACCGCATCAACGTCTGTTGGATCGGGCGCACCGACGCCCTCAAGGACGCCGGCGGATCGCCCGAGGGCATGCTCAACACCACCCTCCGCCAGAACCCGGCCTTCGACGAGCGGCTCAGCGGACTGACGCGTGTCAGCGACCGCTTCGAGGCGGTGAGCCAGGTCCCCCTCATGCCGAAATCCCGGTTCGCAGATGACGTGTGCATGATCGGAGACGCCGCGGGCATGATTGCCCCGCTCTGCGGCGACGGGATGGCGATGGCGCTCCGGACCGCGGATCTCGTGAGTCCGCTGGCATCCGACTTTCTCAACGGACGGCATCCGGCCCGCGCGTTCCGGTCGAGCTACAAGACCGCCTGGACCGACACGTTCGGCCAACGCATGCGGTTGGGGCGGTGGATCCACGCGGCGGCGTTTCGTCCAGGGGCCGCCTGGGCCCTGGTCCAGAGCTGTCGGCTGCTTCCGCCGCTCGCGCAGTGGATCATCCGTAGCACCCGGGGGCGGCAGGGGGCCCTCGCCGGTGCGGGGGCGCCGTGA
- a CDS encoding TolC family protein codes for MSRCSLWASAVGAMLMLAGPCAAAQPQPDAVRPALLDSTSAAPSAAPTLRLDSLLAAAARGNPSLQAARLKAEARAQRGAQAGALPDPTVGATAFPVPLVTARGEQRTQWRVQQAIPFPGKRTLRREVADLGADVARADAQALEQTLALRIRRAYYTLVRVQSHEHSIRRFQADLEQFERAAIAQYEVGEEGQSAVLKAQIERQRLQTRLEGLAAERQSALQTLARLTGRAALAERDTQVAIPSRPDLPSTAPDEALDRRPEAEKLRRRIQQSEREAELAKTEQWPDFTVGAQYFDIGASGLGPTMTGRDALALSVGVTVPLWRGKQEANIQEARIERRRAETQLEGLRLEVRTRLADLQQQIERHRRQLTLLDETLLPKAETALETSLSGYRTGQNDFLDLLDAERTLFQLRLQRASVFARLLTTQAEWERTAGRVGLADGGE; via the coding sequence ATGTCTCGTTGCTCGCTTTGGGCGAGCGCCGTGGGCGCGATGCTGATGCTGGCGGGGCCGTGTGCCGCCGCGCAGCCGCAGCCCGATGCGGTGCGCCCGGCCCTGCTTGATTCGACGTCTGCCGCCCCGTCGGCGGCCCCAACCCTTCGTCTGGATTCGTTGCTCGCCGCCGCGGCTCGCGGCAACCCGTCGCTGCAGGCCGCCCGCCTCAAGGCCGAGGCGCGGGCGCAGCGCGGGGCGCAGGCCGGGGCGCTCCCCGACCCCACCGTGGGGGCCACCGCCTTTCCGGTTCCCCTCGTGACGGCCCGCGGGGAGCAGCGCACGCAGTGGCGCGTGCAGCAGGCGATTCCGTTTCCCGGCAAAAGGACTCTACGCCGCGAAGTGGCCGACCTCGGGGCGGACGTGGCGCGGGCCGACGCCCAGGCCCTCGAACAGACCCTCGCCCTCCGCATCCGCCGGGCCTACTACACCCTCGTGCGCGTGCAGTCCCATGAGCATTCCATCCGCCGTTTCCAGGCGGACCTGGAGCAGTTCGAGCGGGCGGCGATCGCGCAGTACGAGGTCGGGGAGGAGGGGCAGTCGGCCGTTCTGAAGGCGCAGATTGAGCGGCAGCGCCTGCAAACGCGCCTCGAAGGGCTGGCGGCCGAGCGGCAGTCGGCCCTCCAGACGCTGGCGCGCCTCACGGGGCGGGCGGCCCTCGCGGAGCGCGACACGCAGGTGGCGATTCCGTCCCGTCCCGATCTTCCGTCCACCGCCCCCGACGAGGCCCTCGACCGACGGCCGGAGGCCGAGAAGCTCCGCCGCCGCATCCAGCAGTCCGAGCGCGAGGCGGAGCTGGCGAAGACGGAGCAGTGGCCCGACTTCACCGTCGGCGCGCAGTATTTCGACATCGGGGCCAGCGGCCTCGGCCCGACCATGACGGGGCGCGACGCGCTGGCGTTGAGCGTGGGCGTAACAGTGCCGCTCTGGCGCGGCAAGCAGGAGGCGAATATTCAGGAGGCCCGGATCGAGCGGCGGCGGGCGGAGACGCAGCTTGAAGGCCTTCGCCTGGAGGTACGCACCCGGCTGGCCGACCTTCAGCAACAGATCGAGCGGCACCGGCGCCAGCTTACGCTCCTGGACGAGACGCTGCTGCCCAAGGCCGAGACGGCCCTCGAAACGTCGCTCAGCGGGTACCGCACCGGGCAGAACGACTTTTTGGACCTGCTCGACGCGGAGCGGACGCTCTTTCAACTGCGGCTGCAGCGGGCGTCGGTCTTTGCGCGGCTGCTGACCACGCAGGCGGAATGGGAGCGGACGGCGGGGCGGGTGGGATTGGCTGACGGGGGCGAGTAA
- a CDS encoding ferredoxin, producing the protein MADTREREISGQTVRIDRTLCIGSGNCTNIAPEIYVIREDNIVDFQDETPDIEQGRLEEAAALCPVDALIVEDEDGERIVP; encoded by the coding sequence ATGGCTGACACCCGCGAACGAGAAATCAGCGGCCAGACGGTTCGCATCGATCGTACCCTCTGCATTGGATCGGGCAACTGCACGAACATCGCGCCCGAGATTTACGTGATCCGGGAAGACAACATCGTCGACTTTCAGGACGAAACGCCTGACATTGAACAGGGACGCTTGGAGGAAGCAGCGGCCCTGTGTCCGGTGGATGCACTGATCGTGGAGGACGAGGATGGGGAGCGGATCGTCCCCTAG
- a CDS encoding L-threonylcarbamoyladenylate synthase yields MATTRTTSPTEAAARLRRGELVAFPTETVYGLGADVFQPDAVRRIFEAKGRPADNPLIVHLRRRDQIGQVAARVPSVAQHLLDAFAPGPLTLVLPKHEDLPSVVTAGLETVGVRIPRLPLTQSFLEACDTPVPAPSANRSGRPSPTSWEAVEHDLAGRIDCILQGGRTDAGVESTVVDCTTAPATVLRPGAVTVESLRRALGAVQVPSSDAEGSARSPGTRHRHYAPSAQVRLVEDPSEAVSGERHAYVGLDGPPHPDALGTVYVEESVRAYAHDLFHIFRTCDENEVEVIYAQTVPPSGLGRALNDRLRRAAAR; encoded by the coding sequence GTGGCAACCACACGCACGACTTCTCCCACGGAGGCAGCCGCTCGCCTTCGCCGCGGCGAGCTGGTCGCCTTTCCCACCGAAACGGTCTACGGGCTCGGGGCGGACGTCTTCCAGCCGGACGCCGTGCGGCGCATCTTTGAGGCCAAGGGCCGTCCGGCCGACAATCCGCTGATCGTCCATCTCCGACGCCGGGACCAGATTGGGCAGGTGGCGGCCCGCGTCCCCTCTGTCGCGCAGCACCTCCTGGATGCCTTCGCCCCGGGCCCCCTGACCCTCGTTCTGCCCAAGCATGAGGACCTCCCCTCGGTCGTCACGGCGGGGCTCGAGACAGTGGGGGTCCGCATCCCGCGGCTGCCGCTGACGCAGTCTTTTCTGGAGGCGTGCGACACGCCGGTGCCGGCGCCGTCGGCCAACCGGTCGGGCCGGCCGAGCCCGACGAGCTGGGAGGCCGTAGAGCACGACCTGGCGGGGCGCATCGACTGCATCCTGCAGGGCGGGCGCACGGACGCCGGGGTTGAGTCGACGGTCGTGGACTGCACCACAGCCCCCGCCACGGTGCTTCGCCCCGGGGCCGTGACGGTCGAGTCCCTCCGTCGCGCCCTGGGGGCCGTGCAGGTGCCCTCCTCGGACGCGGAGGGAAGCGCGCGGAGCCCGGGCACGCGCCACCGGCACTACGCGCCGTCCGCCCAGGTGCGGCTCGTCGAGGATCCCTCGGAGGCCGTCTCCGGGGAGCGCCACGCGTACGTCGGGCTCGATGGGCCTCCCCATCCGGACGCCCTCGGGACCGTGTATGTCGAGGAGAGCGTGAGGGCCTACGCCCACGACCTCTTCCATATCTTTCGGACCTGTGACGAGAACGAGGTTGAGGTCATCTACGCCCAGACCGTACCGCCCAGCGGACTGGGGCGGGCGCTCAACGACCGCCTTCGTCGTGCGGCGGCCCGGTAG
- a CDS encoding YkvA family protein: protein MTSTLTEAARRVLRRRFRVVLLIRDAYAHLEANTDALTAVWTDLQAALRLLVAWTRRSYRKVSTTSLVLLVAALLYFVAPIDAIPDPLGALGFVDDLAVVQTAVETVRDELDQFRNWEARQRLPASS, encoded by the coding sequence GTGACAAGCACCCTCACCGAGGCCGCCCGTCGGGTTTTGCGGCGCCGGTTTCGGGTGGTGCTGCTCATCCGGGATGCCTATGCCCACCTAGAGGCCAACACCGACGCCCTCACGGCCGTGTGGACGGATCTGCAGGCGGCCCTCCGCCTTCTGGTGGCCTGGACGCGCCGGTCGTACCGAAAGGTTTCCACGACGTCTCTGGTGCTTCTGGTGGCCGCCCTCCTGTACTTCGTCGCCCCAATCGACGCCATTCCCGACCCCCTTGGGGCCCTCGGGTTCGTCGACGACCTTGCCGTCGTTCAGACGGCCGTGGAGACGGTGCGCGACGAGCTGGATCAGTTCCGCAACTGGGAGGCGAGACAGCGCCTTCCGGCATCGTCGTAG
- a CDS encoding CBS domain-containing protein: MGEHNVRRDAEPSKLRKFTNHLMRDVRALELMLHEDMFESGTRRIGAEQELFMVDERGDPAPVIEEVLERNTDERIVTELTRYNVEFNMDPLRFGGDCFQQMEASTSELVETVRGLTQQVDSEIALTGILPTAHLSDFAMDYMTPRPRYYALNDAISRLRGGAGQYQIRGIDELFVKHDSIMLEGCNTSFQTHFQVSPEEFPRYYNIAQVVAAPCLAAATNSPLLFGKRLWRETRIALFQQAVDTRSTNLYLREMSPRVHFGTDWVDESVMEIFKQDISRFRVLLTTELGEDSLEALEAGRVPNLKALQLHNGTVYRWNRACYGITDGKPHLRIENRVLPSGPTVIDEIANAVFWYGLVAGLAHEYRDVSEHIDFYEARYNFNAAARSGLASQFTWLDGSNRPAHELILDTLIPLAEEGLRTSDIASSDIDRYLGVIQKRVETQQTGAQWQLDSLARMEEVGSRAERLGALTRGMVERQKEGHPVHEWSLATLEEGYTPTGMQETNVEAYMTTDPFTVHEKESIEFVARLMDWQKIRHVLVEDEEHRLVGLVSHRTLLRHMAERTEQPEGGVPVGEIMVEDPISVSPDRPTLEAVELMREHEIGALPVVRENRLVGIITEHDFIQIAGNILDETLGLDGDAEASGASSDSGGVDASS, translated from the coding sequence ATGGGTGAACACAACGTACGCCGGGACGCTGAGCCCTCCAAGCTCCGCAAGTTTACAAATCACCTGATGCGGGATGTCCGGGCGCTGGAGCTCATGCTCCACGAGGACATGTTTGAGAGCGGAACGCGCCGCATCGGGGCCGAGCAGGAGCTCTTCATGGTGGACGAGCGGGGCGACCCGGCGCCCGTCATCGAAGAGGTCCTCGAGCGAAACACCGACGAGCGCATCGTCACGGAGCTGACGCGGTACAACGTGGAGTTCAACATGGACCCGCTTCGGTTTGGGGGAGACTGCTTCCAGCAGATGGAGGCGTCGACGTCCGAGCTGGTCGAGACAGTGCGGGGCCTCACGCAACAGGTGGACAGTGAGATTGCCCTCACGGGCATCCTGCCCACGGCCCACCTGTCGGACTTCGCAATGGACTACATGACCCCTCGGCCGCGCTACTACGCCCTTAACGACGCCATCTCCCGGTTGCGGGGCGGGGCGGGGCAGTATCAGATCCGCGGCATCGACGAGCTGTTCGTGAAGCACGACTCCATCATGCTGGAGGGGTGCAACACGAGCTTCCAGACGCACTTCCAGGTGTCGCCGGAGGAGTTTCCGCGCTACTACAACATTGCCCAGGTGGTGGCGGCCCCATGCCTCGCCGCGGCCACCAACTCGCCGCTCCTCTTCGGCAAGCGGCTCTGGCGCGAGACCCGGATTGCGCTCTTCCAGCAGGCCGTCGATACGCGGTCGACCAACCTATACCTGCGAGAGATGAGCCCCCGCGTGCACTTCGGCACGGACTGGGTGGACGAGTCGGTGATGGAAATCTTCAAGCAGGACATCTCCCGCTTCCGGGTGCTCCTGACGACGGAGCTGGGTGAGGACTCGCTGGAGGCGCTGGAGGCAGGGAGGGTGCCCAATCTCAAGGCCCTGCAGCTCCACAACGGCACCGTGTATCGCTGGAACCGCGCCTGCTACGGCATCACCGACGGGAAGCCCCACCTGCGGATCGAGAATCGGGTGTTGCCGTCCGGCCCAACCGTCATCGACGAGATCGCAAACGCGGTCTTCTGGTACGGGCTCGTGGCGGGGCTGGCCCACGAGTACCGCGACGTGTCCGAGCACATCGACTTCTATGAGGCCCGATACAACTTCAACGCGGCCGCCCGGAGCGGCCTGGCCTCCCAGTTTACGTGGCTGGACGGCAGCAACCGCCCGGCCCACGAGCTGATTCTCGACACCCTCATCCCGCTGGCGGAGGAGGGCCTCCGAACCTCCGACATTGCGTCGTCGGACATTGATCGGTACCTCGGGGTCATCCAGAAACGCGTAGAAACCCAGCAGACCGGAGCGCAGTGGCAGCTCGACTCCCTGGCCCGCATGGAGGAGGTCGGGTCGCGGGCCGAGCGCCTCGGGGCGCTCACGCGGGGGATGGTGGAGCGTCAGAAGGAGGGGCACCCGGTCCACGAGTGGTCCCTGGCGACCCTCGAGGAGGGGTACACCCCGACCGGCATGCAGGAAACGAACGTAGAGGCCTACATGACCACGGATCCCTTCACCGTGCACGAGAAGGAATCGATCGAGTTTGTGGCACGGCTGATGGACTGGCAAAAGATCCGCCATGTCCTCGTGGAGGACGAAGAGCACCGGCTCGTGGGACTCGTGAGCCACCGCACCCTTCTCCGCCACATGGCCGAACGGACCGAGCAGCCGGAGGGCGGCGTGCCGGTGGGAGAGATTATGGTCGAGGATCCCATCTCGGTGTCCCCGGACCGCCCGACCCTGGAGGCCGTGGAGCTCATGCGTGAGCACGAAATCGGGGCCCTGCCCGTGGTGCGCGAGAACCGACTGGTCGGCATCATTACCGAGCATGACTTCATTCAGATTGCGGGCAATATCCTCGACGAGACGCTCGGCCTGGACGGGGACGCAGAGGCCAGCGGCGCCTCGTCGGACTCGGGGGGCGTTGACGCGAGCTCCTAA
- a CDS encoding cupredoxin domain-containing protein — MTAVGVGCGGGDGHSSDPPSPSATTSTLTDTIEVAMKDFAYQPDTLTIPAGQNVTLAFTNTGAVEHYFVVGDTIASDNDSFEQNLFSGISIEKNKQTGGHEESEEEHEEEEGSHENVFELPPGGSGTMTFTLPPEKAGTYTIACFETTGEKKHYELGMEGALTVTAPTN; from the coding sequence ATGACCGCCGTTGGCGTTGGCTGCGGAGGCGGCGACGGGCACTCATCAGATCCCCCGTCACCCAGTGCAACGACGTCGACGCTGACCGACACGATCGAGGTCGCGATGAAAGACTTCGCCTACCAGCCCGATACCCTCACCATCCCGGCTGGCCAGAACGTCACGCTCGCGTTCACCAACACCGGAGCGGTCGAGCACTACTTTGTCGTCGGCGACACGATTGCGAGTGACAACGACAGCTTCGAGCAGAACCTTTTCAGTGGCATCTCGATCGAGAAGAACAAGCAGACCGGGGGGCACGAGGAGAGTGAAGAAGAGCACGAGGAAGAGGAAGGCAGTCACGAGAATGTCTTCGAGTTGCCGCCCGGGGGCAGTGGCACCATGACGTTCACGCTTCCGCCCGAGAAGGCAGGAACGTACACCATCGCCTGCTTTGAGACCACCGGGGAGAAGAAGCACTACGAACTCGGCATGGAAGGCGCCCTCACGGTCACCGCCCCCACCAACTGA
- a CDS encoding methyltransferase domain-containing protein encodes MAVPLRPDLSSRLETEEWMDDFSIADARLTRALRDLRRINRLLGGYRATDHVLDPALRHHERLRLLDVGCGSGDHLVHLARRGERFGCTLDLIGVDANPVTVGHARAHLDQHLPPRLRDRVRVEIGDAQALSHDAGAVDIAHAALFLHHFHGPSAVRVLSEMQRVARYGLLVNDLHRHLLAYVGIWGLSRALGLAPMVQHDGPVSVRRGFRRADLHTLARDARLPAPTVRWHWAFRWTLSTLDLDA; translated from the coding sequence GTGGCCGTTCCGCTCCGTCCGGACCTCTCATCTCGCCTGGAGACCGAGGAGTGGATGGATGATTTTTCGATCGCGGACGCTCGTCTCACGCGGGCCCTCCGCGACCTCCGACGCATCAACCGGCTGCTCGGAGGGTACCGGGCCACGGATCACGTCCTCGACCCGGCGCTCAGGCACCACGAACGCCTCCGTCTGCTGGACGTGGGGTGCGGGAGCGGAGACCACTTGGTCCACCTGGCCCGGCGAGGCGAGCGCTTCGGGTGCACCCTGGACCTCATCGGCGTTGACGCCAACCCCGTCACGGTGGGCCATGCCCGGGCCCATCTGGACCAACACCTGCCCCCCCGTCTTCGGGACCGGGTCCGTGTCGAGATCGGGGACGCCCAGGCCCTTTCCCACGATGCCGGGGCCGTCGACATCGCCCACGCGGCCCTGTTTCTGCATCACTTTCACGGCCCCTCGGCGGTCCGGGTGCTCTCGGAGATGCAGCGGGTGGCCCGGTACGGCCTTCTCGTAAACGACCTCCACCGGCACCTCCTCGCCTATGTGGGAATCTGGGGCCTCAGCCGCGCCCTCGGGCTCGCCCCGATGGTGCAGCACGACGGGCCCGTGTCCGTCCGGCGTGGGTTTCGTCGGGCGGACCTCCACACCCTCGCCCGGGACGCCCGGCTGCCCGCCCCAACCGTCCGGTGGCATTGGGCCTTCCGGTGGACCCTGTCGACGCTCGACCTCGACGCATGA
- a CDS encoding heavy metal translocating P-type ATPase — MSHPSPETETSPPDAPPHAPSAEGDACAAEPVPSEHQEGHSSGEREERLTLPIKGMSCASCAKSVEGGLAGVDGVAEARVNFATERAQVGLQKGRRVPVENLAQAVADSGYEVRTAETALTVQGMTCASCVSRVEDALNAVEGVLEATVNLATDRATVRYVPGATERTDLTQAIRDAGYEGGGTEDGGDRADVENQAREDEQRSMRQRFLRALAFALPVFVLEMGFMHIPTMEAWITDQVSTQTLYYVLFALTSVVMFGPGRYFYRHGWPALKNGSPDMNTLVMIGTSAAYGYSVVATFLPQVLPEGTVHVYYEAAAVIITLILAGNYMEALAKGRASDAIRALLDLQATTARVVRDGEEEEVDVREVGPGDVIRVRPGAKVPVDGEVIDGSSYVDESMVTGEPDPVSKAEGDEVVGGTLNKTGSFTFKATRVGEETVLSQIVEMVEQAQGSAPPIQSLADRVVRVFVPFVLATAALTFGVWMVWGPDPVLTYALVSAVSVLIIACPCAMGIATPISVMVGTGRAAELGVYVREGEALQALHTADLVALDKTGTLTKGTPEVTDFRPQNGFEEDDLLRWIAAVESQSEHPIGEALVTRAEEQGVDWPDAADFDAIPGHGVQATVDGRTVAIGAERLMDRLDVALDGQQATANDLADAAKTPLYVAVDGTLAAVVAVADPIKDSTPAALDALHTLGIEVAMITGDDERTAQAIARELGIDRVQAEVLPDEKAAAITAFQEQGQTVAFVGDGINDAPALAQADVGIAIGTGTDVAIESGDIVLMSGDLRGVPNAVHLSTHTLRNIKQNLFWAFAYNVLLIPVAAGVLYPAFGLLLSPALAALAMVFSDLFVVGNALRLRRLEAAVGEDASATGTTVPAAA, encoded by the coding sequence ATGAGCCATCCTTCTCCCGAGACCGAGACGTCGCCACCAGACGCTCCCCCCCACGCCCCATCCGCCGAGGGGGACGCCTGTGCGGCCGAGCCGGTCCCTTCCGAACATCAGGAGGGCCATTCCTCCGGGGAGCGAGAAGAGCGCCTGACCCTGCCCATAAAGGGCATGTCGTGCGCCTCCTGCGCGAAGAGCGTGGAGGGGGGGCTCGCGGGTGTTGATGGGGTGGCGGAGGCCCGTGTCAACTTTGCCACCGAGCGGGCTCAAGTGGGGCTTCAGAAGGGGCGACGGGTGCCGGTTGAGAACTTGGCGCAGGCCGTCGCCGACAGTGGCTACGAGGTGCGCACCGCCGAAACGGCCCTCACGGTGCAGGGGATGACCTGCGCCTCGTGCGTCTCCCGCGTCGAAGACGCCCTCAACGCGGTGGAGGGGGTGCTGGAGGCGACCGTGAATCTCGCCACCGACCGTGCCACGGTGCGCTACGTGCCGGGGGCAACCGAGCGCACGGACCTCACGCAGGCCATTCGCGACGCCGGCTACGAGGGGGGCGGGACGGAAGACGGGGGCGACCGTGCCGACGTGGAGAACCAGGCCCGAGAAGACGAGCAGCGGTCGATGAGGCAGCGGTTCCTCCGGGCGCTGGCCTTCGCGCTTCCGGTATTCGTGTTGGAGATGGGCTTCATGCACATCCCGACGATGGAGGCCTGGATCACCGATCAGGTGTCCACCCAGACGCTGTACTACGTGCTGTTTGCCCTGACGTCGGTTGTCATGTTCGGGCCGGGCCGATACTTCTACCGGCACGGCTGGCCCGCGCTCAAGAACGGAAGTCCGGACATGAATACGCTCGTCATGATTGGGACCTCGGCGGCGTACGGCTACTCGGTCGTGGCGACGTTTCTGCCGCAGGTGCTTCCCGAGGGAACCGTGCACGTGTACTACGAGGCGGCGGCCGTCATCATCACGCTGATTCTGGCGGGCAACTACATGGAGGCGTTGGCCAAGGGCCGTGCGAGTGACGCGATTCGAGCGCTGCTCGACCTGCAGGCCACCACCGCCCGCGTGGTGCGCGACGGGGAGGAAGAAGAGGTGGACGTGCGCGAGGTGGGGCCGGGCGACGTGATCCGCGTGCGGCCCGGCGCGAAGGTGCCGGTGGACGGCGAGGTGATTGATGGCTCTTCGTACGTCGACGAGTCGATGGTGACCGGGGAGCCCGATCCGGTGAGCAAGGCGGAGGGCGACGAGGTGGTGGGCGGCACGCTCAACAAGACCGGGAGCTTCACCTTCAAGGCGACCCGCGTGGGGGAGGAGACGGTGCTCTCCCAGATCGTGGAGATGGTGGAGCAGGCGCAGGGCTCGGCCCCGCCGATTCAGTCACTTGCCGACCGGGTGGTCCGGGTCTTCGTCCCGTTCGTCCTGGCGACGGCCGCCCTCACCTTTGGCGTCTGGATGGTATGGGGGCCGGACCCGGTGCTCACATACGCCCTGGTGTCCGCCGTATCCGTCCTTATCATTGCGTGTCCCTGCGCGATGGGCATCGCCACGCCGATCTCGGTGATGGTGGGGACGGGGCGGGCCGCCGAGCTGGGTGTCTACGTCCGCGAGGGCGAGGCGCTACAGGCGCTCCACACCGCCGACCTCGTGGCGCTCGACAAGACGGGGACCCTCACGAAGGGAACCCCCGAGGTCACGGATTTCCGGCCGCAAAACGGTTTCGAGGAAGACGACCTGCTCCGCTGGATCGCTGCTGTCGAGTCGCAATCGGAGCACCCGATTGGGGAGGCGCTGGTCACACGGGCGGAGGAGCAGGGGGTCGATTGGCCGGACGCCGCCGACTTCGACGCCATCCCCGGCCACGGCGTGCAGGCGACCGTCGACGGCCGCACCGTCGCCATTGGGGCCGAGCGGCTGATGGACCGACTGGACGTGGCACTCGACGGGCAGCAGGCCACGGCCAACGACCTGGCGGACGCCGCCAAGACGCCCCTCTACGTGGCCGTAGACGGCACGCTGGCGGCGGTCGTCGCGGTGGCCGACCCCATCAAGGACTCCACGCCCGCCGCGCTCGACGCGCTGCACACGCTCGGCATCGAGGTCGCCATGATTACGGGCGACGACGAGCGGACGGCGCAGGCCATCGCTCGCGAGCTCGGCATCGACCGCGTGCAGGCCGAGGTGCTGCCCGACGAGAAGGCCGCGGCCATCACGGCCTTTCAGGAGCAGGGCCAGACGGTCGCGTTTGTGGGCGATGGCATCAACGACGCGCCCGCCCTCGCCCAGGCCGATGTGGGGATCGCCATCGGCACCGGCACCGACGTGGCCATCGAGAGCGGCGACATCGTGCTGATGTCCGGCGACCTGCGCGGCGTGCCGAACGCGGTTCACCTGTCGACGCACACGCTCCGCAACATCAAGCAGAATCTGTTCTGGGCCTTCGCGTACAACGTGCTCCTGATTCCGGTGGCGGCGGGTGTGCTCTACCCGGCATTCGGCCTCCTGCTGTCGCCCGCCCTCGCGGCGCTCGCAATGGTGTTCTCCGACCTCTTTGTGGTGGGCAATGCGCTGCGGCTGCGGCGCCTGGAGGCGGCTGTGGGGGAGGATGCGTCCGCCACGGGGACGACCGTCCCGGCCGCGGCGTAG